One Halarcobacter ebronensis genomic window carries:
- a CDS encoding TetR/AcrR family transcriptional regulator has product MSSLRDKILDIAYEEIYTNGYNATGLSTILTKSNVAKGGFYHHFSSKKELIIAIINERIYPQTIKKYESLETLKKDKLKELLKILELRKNNFDKGCPLGNLILELSNIDEDISKALQECINSWQSIFENCIKDAIKNKEIKNDIDVYSSSLFIISTIQGGLLLSKLSKSNKEYIKCIECLYKYFFKL; this is encoded by the coding sequence ATGAGTTCGTTAAGAGATAAAATATTAGATATTGCATATGAAGAGATATATACAAATGGTTATAATGCAACAGGTCTTAGTACAATACTAACAAAATCAAATGTTGCAAAAGGTGGATTTTATCACCATTTTAGTTCTAAAAAAGAGTTAATAATAGCAATAATAAATGAAAGAATTTATCCTCAAACAATAAAAAAATATGAAAGCTTAGAAACACTAAAAAAAGACAAACTAAAAGAACTTCTAAAAATACTAGAATTAAGAAAAAATAATTTTGATAAAGGGTGTCCTTTAGGAAACCTTATCTTAGAGTTATCAAATATAGATGAAGATATATCAAAAGCCTTACAAGAGTGTATAAACTCATGGCAAAGTATTTTTGAAAATTGTATAAAAGATGCTATAAAAAATAAAGAGATAAAAAATGATATAGATGTTTACTCATCATCTTTATTTATCATATCTACTATTCAAGGTGGACTACTTTTATCTAAACTTTCAAAATCAAATAAAGAATATATCAAATGTATAGAGTGCTTATATAAATACTTTTTCAAACTTTAA
- a CDS encoding cupin domain-containing protein gives MQDIINIEHALKNAVYDEKVGIKISSLIEGETFNLYALQIKSKNKIGAHYHQKGNETYQILKGEGIMILGEEQNGKINWQQPRYIKQGECINVKAKQVHQLINTSDENLICIAGCSHTHTSIDRFIVEDYVDN, from the coding sequence ATGCAAGACATTATAAATATAGAACATGCACTAAAAAATGCAGTTTATGATGAAAAAGTTGGTATAAAAATCTCATCTTTGATTGAGGGTGAAACTTTTAATTTATATGCTTTACAAATCAAATCAAAAAATAAAATTGGTGCACACTATCATCAAAAGGGAAATGAAACTTACCAAATACTAAAAGGTGAAGGAATAATGATCTTAGGAGAAGAACAAAACGGTAAAATAAATTGGCAACAACCAAGATATATAAAACAAGGAGAATGTATAAATGTAAAAGCAAAACAAGTACATCAACTAATAAATACAAGTGATGAGAATCTTATTTGTATTGCTGGATGTAGTCATACACATACCTCAATTGATAGATTTATCGTCGAGGATTATGTTGACAATTAA
- a CDS encoding tautomerase family protein, producing the protein MPFVRIYTNTKSKEEKMNISDSIHSSLMKHFHIPLKDKFHVFTQVNKENLVFPDEYLNVKYKEIIYINILCKEGRTIEQKKNLYKACSEAIEKSTSYSKSSVFISISETSIENWSFGDGLAQMLEI; encoded by the coding sequence ATGCCATTCGTAAGAATATATACAAATACAAAATCAAAAGAAGAAAAAATGAATATATCTGATTCGATTCATTCTTCACTAATGAAACACTTTCATATTCCATTGAAAGATAAATTTCATGTATTTACACAAGTAAATAAAGAAAACTTAGTATTCCCAGATGAGTATTTAAATGTAAAATATAAAGAGATAATCTATATAAATATTTTATGTAAAGAGGGAAGAACAATAGAACAAAAGAAAAATCTATACAAAGCTTGTTCAGAAGCTATAGAAAAAAGTACTAGTTATTCAAAAAGTAGTGTTTTTATATCAATAAGTGAAACATCTATAGAAAACTGGAGTTTTGGAGATGGACTTGCTCAAATGTTGGAGATATAA
- a CDS encoding phosphoethanolamine transferase has product MLTISRTKLILLVSLYLTLFYNFTFFRSLLDAYPLEGMNYINIFSVVVIVFLLNNFLFALFGFKYLIKPLLLIVVIVSSFVAYFMDSYSIVVDTEMIRNTLQTNLNESMDLFNFKLLIYFFFLGLLPAFLIYKTKIYYTSRKKELISKMNSIILSLLLIAIIIFSFSKFYSSFFREHKPLRYNVNPTYWIYSVGKYVSSLSKGAKEEFKTIGEDAKVVEEESEDKELIILVVGETARADRFSLNGYTKETNPLLKKEEIINFSNMYSCGTSTAVSVPCMFSIYDKSDYDYEKGVSTENILDVLNDTKDIKILWRDNNSDSKGVALRVDYEDYKTPKNNTICDKECRDEGMLVGLDKYIEKNKGKDILIVLHQMGNHGPAYYKRYPKEFEKFTPVCKTNELQNCTNEEINNAYDNAILYTDYFLSKVINFLKPYSKKYETAMIYLSDHGESLGENGIYLHGMPYMIAPEVQKHIPAVLWLGEGEMREDYDLEKVRSYSNREFTQDNLFHTLLGLFEVETKSYKKEMDILNESRVD; this is encoded by the coding sequence ATGTTAACAATCAGCCGAACAAAATTAATACTTTTGGTTTCACTTTATCTTACATTATTTTATAATTTTACTTTTTTCAGAAGTTTGCTTGATGCTTATCCTTTGGAAGGTATGAATTATATAAATATATTTTCAGTTGTAGTTATTGTTTTTTTATTAAACAATTTTCTGTTTGCACTATTTGGTTTTAAATATTTGATAAAACCTCTATTACTAATAGTTGTTATTGTTTCATCTTTTGTTGCCTATTTTATGGATAGTTATAGCATAGTTGTTGATACGGAGATGATAAGAAATACTCTACAAACAAACTTAAATGAATCAATGGATCTATTTAATTTCAAATTGCTTATTTACTTTTTCTTTTTGGGGCTTTTACCTGCATTTCTTATTTACAAAACTAAAATTTATTATACTTCAAGAAAAAAAGAGCTTATCTCAAAGATGAATTCTATAATCCTAAGTCTGCTATTAATAGCAATAATAATCTTTAGTTTTAGCAAGTTTTATTCATCATTTTTTAGGGAGCATAAACCTCTTAGATATAATGTTAACCCAACATACTGGATATATAGTGTTGGTAAATATGTTAGTAGTTTAAGTAAAGGGGCAAAAGAGGAGTTTAAAACTATTGGAGAGGATGCAAAAGTTGTAGAAGAAGAGAGTGAAGATAAAGAGCTAATTATACTTGTTGTGGGAGAGACTGCAAGAGCAGATAGATTTTCATTAAATGGTTATACAAAAGAGACAAATCCACTTTTAAAAAAAGAAGAGATTATAAACTTCTCAAATATGTACTCATGCGGAACATCTACAGCCGTTTCAGTTCCTTGTATGTTTTCAATTTATGATAAGAGTGATTATGATTATGAAAAAGGTGTTTCGACTGAAAATATTTTAGATGTATTAAATGATACAAAAGATATTAAGATTCTTTGGCGTGACAACAACTCAGATTCAAAAGGTGTAGCTTTAAGAGTTGATTATGAAGATTATAAAACACCAAAAAACAATACAATTTGTGATAAAGAGTGTAGAGATGAAGGTATGCTTGTAGGACTTGATAAATATATTGAAAAGAACAAAGGAAAAGATATATTGATTGTTCTTCATCAAATGGGGAATCATGGACCAGCTTACTATAAAAGATATCCAAAAGAGTTTGAAAAGTTTACCCCTGTGTGCAAAACAAATGAACTTCAAAATTGTACAAATGAAGAGATAAACAATGCCTATGACAACGCAATTTTATATACTGATTATTTCCTATCAAAGGTTATAAACTTTTTAAAACCATACTCAAAAAAATATGAAACAGCAATGATATATTTAAGTGACCATGGAGAGAGTTTGGGAGAAAATGGTATCTATCTTCATGGAATGCCTTATATGATAGCTCCTGAAGTTCAAAAACATATTCCAGCGGTTTTATGGCTAGGCGAGGGGGAAATGAGAGAAGATTATGATCTTGAAAAAGTTAGGAGTTATTCAAATAGAGAATTTACCCAAGACAATCTTTTTCATACATTGTTAGGATTATTTGAAGTTGAAACAAAAAGTTATAAAAAAGAGATGGATATATTAAATGAATCAAGAGTTGATTAA
- a CDS encoding phosphatase PAP2 family protein: MNQELINKQIVVTAILLIFVLALFQFTNLDIAFQSFFYDFKTATWIWDATEPISKFILYTGLKKALIIFAVIVLFILILFWKRDFIKEYRFGMIVIVLSAIIVPMTVISLKNSTNTPCPKNIEYFGGNYPDIKVFDSYPKDFVQEGKIRCWPAGHASGGFALMSLFFLFKKRENRFIALGVAVSIGWIMGVYKMIIGDHFLSHTIITMLIAWLEILIIVKSLSKVKQL, from the coding sequence ATGAATCAAGAGTTGATTAATAAACAGATAGTTGTCACAGCTATTTTACTGATTTTTGTATTAGCACTTTTTCAATTTACCAATTTGGATATAGCATTTCAAAGCTTTTTTTATGACTTTAAAACAGCAACTTGGATTTGGGATGCAACAGAACCAATATCCAAGTTCATCCTTTATACTGGACTTAAAAAAGCACTTATTATTTTTGCTGTTATAGTTCTGTTTATTTTAATACTTTTTTGGAAAAGAGATTTTATAAAAGAGTATAGATTTGGAATGATAGTTATAGTTCTTTCAGCTATTATAGTTCCAATGACAGTAATCTCTTTAAAAAATAGTACAAATACTCCTTGTCCAAAAAATATTGAATATTTTGGAGGAAATTACCCTGATATAAAAGTTTTTGACTCTTATCCCAAAGATTTTGTTCAAGAGGGGAAAATACGATGCTGGCCTGCAGGACATGCAAGTGGAGGTTTTGCTTTGATGTCACTTTTTTTCCTTTTTAAAAAAAGAGAAAATAGATTTATAGCTCTTGGCGTAGCAGTTTCAATCGGATGGATAATGGGAGTTTATAAGATGATAATTGGAGATCATTTTTTAAGTCATACAATAATAACAATGCTAATTGCATGGCTTGAGATTTTGATTATTGTCAAATCTCTTTCAAAGGTAAAACAACTCTAA
- a CDS encoding Fur family transcriptional regulator, whose protein sequence is MTIAEEKKFEAFLSEFKSLISKKGFKNTVQKDAVLKILYFSNEHLSAEEITKKVQDEFDLDIGIATVYRSLNFFEEMNVVEALDIGDGTKRFEFKVEQHHDHMVCTQCSEIIEFSDNFIELNQIKIAEKNGFILKDHVMTIYGLCKNCQ, encoded by the coding sequence ATGACAATTGCTGAAGAAAAAAAATTTGAAGCTTTTTTAAGTGAATTTAAATCACTTATTTCAAAAAAAGGATTTAAAAACACTGTTCAAAAAGATGCAGTACTTAAAATACTATATTTTAGTAATGAGCATTTAAGTGCAGAAGAGATTACAAAAAAAGTTCAAGATGAATTTGACTTAGATATAGGTATTGCAACTGTATATAGAAGTCTTAATTTTTTTGAAGAGATGAATGTGGTTGAAGCCCTTGATATTGGTGATGGAACTAAAAGATTTGAGTTTAAAGTTGAACAACACCATGACCATATGGTTTGTACACAATGTAGTGAAATCATTGAGTTTTCAGACAATTTTATAGAACTGAATCAAATAAAAATTGCAGAAAAAAATGGCTTTATTTTAAAAGATCATGTTATGACAATTTATGGTTTGTGTAAAAACTGTCAATAG
- a CDS encoding sulfite exporter TauE/SafE family protein, protein MEMVTDISISWILIFIFVGFIAGYIDSIAGGGGMIQVPVLLYSGIPPIFVLATNKMAGMFGALMATIKYSSSKKVNWRVVSIAIIPCLLASYLGSSLVMYIPEYIIQWAILISIAIGMIALFKKSKHLKEENTELTNKNIVLATAPIGFYDGLLGPGTGTYLTISMKKFLHLDFLVSTASTKPLNFATNFGSVVAFFFAGKILWTVALPMALANIIGSYVGSHYAIKGGEGFIKKILVLVLVSMLFANILKMIF, encoded by the coding sequence ATGGAAATGGTGACTGATATATCAATATCATGGATTTTAATTTTTATTTTTGTTGGCTTTATAGCAGGTTATATAGACTCAATTGCTGGTGGTGGTGGAATGATACAAGTTCCTGTTCTACTTTATAGTGGAATACCTCCTATTTTTGTTTTAGCAACAAATAAAATGGCAGGAATGTTTGGTGCATTAATGGCAACAATAAAATACTCTTCTAGTAAAAAAGTAAATTGGAGAGTTGTTTCAATTGCAATTATTCCTTGTCTTTTGGCTTCATATTTAGGAAGTAGTCTTGTAATGTATATTCCTGAATATATAATCCAATGGGCAATTTTAATCTCAATTGCTATAGGGATGATTGCACTATTTAAAAAGAGTAAACATTTAAAAGAAGAGAATACAGAATTAACTAATAAAAATATTGTTTTAGCTACAGCTCCTATTGGTTTTTATGATGGTTTATTGGGACCTGGAACAGGTACTTATCTTACAATATCAATGAAAAAGTTTCTGCATTTGGATTTTTTAGTTTCAACAGCTTCAACTAAACCTCTTAATTTTGCAACAAACTTTGGTTCAGTTGTAGCTTTCTTCTTTGCAGGAAAAATTTTATGGACAGTTGCACTTCCAATGGCTTTAGCAAATATAATAGGTTCTTATGTTGGTAGCCACTATGCAATAAAAGGTGGAGAGGGTTTTATAAAAAAAATTTTAGTTTTAGTACTTGTTTCAATGCTTTTTGCAAACATTCTAAAGATGATCTTTTAG
- a CDS encoding thioredoxin domain-containing protein → MQNRKLVIFSVLILLGLFFIGGYLYKNSKQTSVTKISDEQAWLLQKPYSYVIGNKKAKVQIVEFFDPACGACAYFYEKVEELMKEKEGKMQLVLRYAPFHKNSNYAVKMLEGAREQGLFIETLEYMFKTQSQWIENHVVNPQKLWALLPNIKGLDMDKLAFFMNEDKADEIIRQDLEDVEKLKIDKTPSYFVNGEELKVFGWDNLVKLIDSHL, encoded by the coding sequence ATGCAAAATAGAAAATTAGTTATTTTTTCAGTCCTGATTCTTTTAGGATTGTTCTTTATTGGTGGTTATTTATACAAAAACTCAAAACAAACTTCAGTAACAAAAATTTCAGATGAGCAGGCTTGGCTTCTTCAAAAACCTTACTCTTATGTAATTGGAAATAAAAAAGCAAAAGTTCAAATAGTAGAATTCTTTGACCCAGCTTGTGGTGCTTGTGCATATTTTTATGAAAAAGTTGAAGAGTTGATGAAAGAGAAAGAGGGTAAAATGCAATTAGTTTTAAGATATGCCCCTTTTCATAAAAACTCAAATTATGCAGTTAAAATGTTGGAAGGTGCTAGAGAACAAGGTTTATTTATCGAGACTTTAGAGTATATGTTTAAAACTCAATCACAATGGATTGAAAATCATGTGGTAAATCCCCAAAAACTATGGGCACTTCTTCCAAATATAAAAGGTCTTGATATGGATAAATTAGCCTTTTTTATGAATGAAGATAAAGCAGATGAGATCATAAGACAAGATTTAGAAGATGTCGAAAAATTAAAAATTGATAAAACACCATCATATTTTGTAAATGGTGAAGAGCTAAAAGTTTTTGGTTGGGACAATTTAGTAAAACTTATTGATTCACATCTATAA
- the aroB gene encoding 3-dehydroquinate synthase, with translation MIVNITLPDNTSYDITIDSLKKMAFDRKVVVVTNPTISGFHLDYLIDKLDAKELSVVTIPDGEKYKNMSTIESILAHCFEHKLNRSSLLIAFGGGVIGDMTGFAASIYQRGIDFIQIPTTLLSQVDASVGGKTGINNKYGKNLVGAFHQPIAVYIDPYFLSTLPKREFGAGVAEIVKMAVTFNKEFFNWLEENDLNSEENIKIAIKKSVETKAWVVSQDEKEKGLRAALNYGHTFGHVIENETNYNTYLHGEAVGIGMVMANELAVKVGLMSEDEAFRVKKVLEKYDIPTKYKIKDVEDFYEHFFLDKKSLDNRIKFIVPKGIGDCEITDKISKDIVIEVLKGFLK, from the coding sequence ATGATTGTAAATATTACCTTACCAGATAATACTTCATATGATATAACAATAGATAGCCTGAAAAAAATGGCGTTTGATAGAAAAGTTGTTGTGGTTACAAACCCAACAATTAGTGGTTTTCATTTAGACTATTTGATAGATAAATTAGATGCAAAAGAGTTAAGTGTTGTAACTATTCCTGATGGGGAAAAGTACAAAAATATGAGTACAATTGAGAGTATTTTAGCTCACTGTTTTGAACATAAATTAAATAGAAGTTCTCTTCTTATTGCTTTTGGTGGTGGAGTTATTGGTGATATGACAGGTTTTGCCGCTTCAATTTACCAAAGGGGAATCGATTTTATTCAAATACCTACAACTTTGTTGTCACAAGTTGATGCAAGTGTTGGGGGTAAAACAGGTATAAATAATAAATATGGAAAAAATTTAGTTGGTGCTTTTCATCAACCAATTGCAGTCTATATTGATCCTTATTTCCTTTCAACTCTGCCAAAAAGAGAGTTTGGTGCAGGAGTTGCAGAGATAGTAAAAATGGCAGTAACTTTTAACAAAGAGTTTTTTAACTGGCTTGAAGAAAATGATTTAAATAGTGAAGAGAATATTAAAATTGCCATTAAAAAATCAGTTGAGACAAAAGCTTGGGTTGTATCGCAAGATGAAAAAGAGAAAGGTTTAAGAGCAGCTTTAAACTATGGTCATACTTTTGGACATGTTATAGAAAATGAGACAAACTATAATACCTATTTACATGGTGAAGCCGTTGGAATTGGTATGGTTATGGCAAATGAACTTGCTGTTAAAGTAGGACTTATGAGTGAAGATGAAGCTTTTAGAGTAAAAAAAGTTTTAGAAAAATATGATATTCCCACAAAATATAAAATCAAAGATGTAGAGGATTTTTATGAGCATTTCTTTTTAGATAAAAAGTCATTGGATAATAGAATTAAATTTATTGTTCCAAAGGGGATTGGGGATTGTGAAATCACAGATAAGATTTCAAAAGATATAGTAATAGAAGTTTTAAAAGGTTTTTTAAAGTGA
- a CDS encoding mechanosensitive ion channel domain-containing protein translates to MKNILVVLFIAIFCFGSLNAQEKNSNIVSNKLQDLVQIEKEKKAEQQAKLEEEEKKKIEDEKRALLEAQITELKSKISSIDEKVKDSILLKRYSNYNAYIKITEELAELKESLKNTKNKNEEQLHNLTNKIRIKENELELISEYKGSPIGSLINPPEIENYESIKNPFGIINAFSYIKKLETNKKEFVSVEKRIRELTNLLEEKLYAYLELYNLDPKTEYKDEINFLDKEKKDFTMVLEIVSTTEEVYTRKIEQVILETKSQISIQVEKIFNIALIIVVFFILTFLIKLGLKKYYSQNENYYMTNKVINFTLVFFVLIVVLFSYIDNVSYLVTILGFASAGIAIALKDWFMSIFGWLVIVTSGSIHVGDRIKVTRDGQQVVGDVLDISLFKITIREDITLTSYMVNRRTGRIFFIPNNYIFSEMIANYTHSGLRTVWDGIDITITFDSNYKKAQHIAKEILKHYSKGYTDITRKQLSKMRNKYQLRATGVEPRVYTFVEPYGIVISSWYLTNSYAALVLRSTMSPEILEAFMKEDDITIAYPTQTINVGDGAQNFRTPPADLPEV, encoded by the coding sequence GTGAAAAATATTTTAGTTGTGCTTTTTATAGCAATATTTTGTTTTGGTTCTTTAAATGCCCAAGAAAAGAACTCAAATATTGTTTCAAATAAACTTCAAGATTTGGTTCAAATTGAAAAAGAGAAAAAAGCTGAACAGCAAGCAAAACTTGAAGAGGAAGAGAAGAAGAAAATTGAAGATGAAAAAAGAGCTTTATTAGAAGCACAAATTACAGAACTAAAAAGTAAAATCTCCTCTATAGATGAAAAAGTCAAAGATAGTATTCTTTTAAAAAGATATAGCAACTATAATGCTTATATAAAAATAACTGAAGAGTTAGCGGAGTTAAAAGAGAGTTTAAAAAATACAAAAAATAAAAATGAAGAGCAACTTCACAATTTAACAAATAAAATAAGAATCAAAGAGAATGAGCTTGAACTTATTTCAGAATACAAAGGTTCCCCAATTGGTTCCCTTATAAATCCCCCTGAGATAGAGAATTATGAGTCTATTAAAAATCCATTTGGAATTATAAATGCTTTTTCATATATAAAAAAACTAGAAACAAATAAAAAAGAGTTTGTTTCTGTTGAAAAAAGAATTAGAGAATTAACAAATCTTTTGGAAGAGAAACTTTATGCATATTTGGAGTTATATAATCTTGATCCAAAAACTGAATATAAAGATGAGATAAATTTTTTAGATAAAGAGAAAAAAGATTTCACAATGGTTTTGGAGATTGTTTCAACAACAGAAGAGGTTTATACAAGAAAGATTGAACAAGTGATTTTAGAAACAAAATCTCAAATCTCTATTCAAGTTGAAAAGATTTTTAATATAGCTTTGATAATCGTAGTATTTTTTATTTTAACTTTTTTAATAAAACTTGGTCTTAAAAAGTATTATTCACAAAATGAAAACTACTATATGACAAATAAAGTTATCAACTTTACTTTGGTTTTTTTTGTTTTAATTGTTGTACTTTTTTCATACATTGATAATGTTTCATATCTAGTTACAATCTTAGGATTCGCATCAGCTGGGATTGCTATTGCTTTAAAAGATTGGTTTATGTCTATTTTTGGATGGCTTGTAATAGTAACTTCTGGATCAATTCATGTGGGAGATAGAATAAAAGTTACAAGGGATGGTCAACAAGTTGTGGGAGATGTTTTGGATATCTCTTTATTTAAAATTACAATTAGAGAAGATATTACATTAACTTCTTATATGGTAAATAGAAGAACAGGAAGAATCTTTTTTATTCCAAACAACTATATTTTTTCAGAAATGATTGCAAACTATACACACTCTGGACTTAGAACTGTTTGGGATGGTATTGATATTACAATTACCTTTGATTCAAACTATAAAAAAGCACAACATATAGCAAAAGAGATATTAAAACACTACTCAAAAGGTTATACTGATATTACAAGAAAACAGCTCTCTAAAATGAGAAATAAGTATCAGTTAAGAGCTACTGGAGTTGAGCCAAGAGTATATACTTTTGTTGAACCTTATGGGATTGTAATTTCATCTTGGTATCTTACAAATTCATATGCAGCTTTAGTTTTAAGAAGTACAATGTCTCCTGAGATTTTAGAAGCCTTTATGAAAGAGGATGATATAACAATTGCATACCCAACACAAACTATCAATGTTGGAGACGGGGCGCAAAACTTTAGAACTCCTCCAGCAGATCTACCAGAGGTATAA
- the mtaB gene encoding tRNA (N(6)-L-threonylcarbamoyladenosine(37)-C(2))-methylthiotransferase MtaB: protein MQFSTTKQKVFFKTFGCRTNLFDTQVMMSNLKDFEVTQNEKEADIVVINSCTVTNSADSTARGYINSLNRFEKPPRVIFTGCGVWTKGENLFKENKIDSLFGHSQKEHINELLQQNERFFDAGDLTHIDETIVEEFVGKSRAFIKIQEGCDFRCSYCIIPYVRGDARSYKESNILEQIETLASNGFGEFILTGTNVGSYGKKQHTSLAKLLKKISQIKGVRRVRLGSIEPIQIDDEFKEIIDEPFMAKHLHIALQHTSKKMLEIMNRRNKVLSDLELFEFLKEKGYALGTDFIVGHPGETDELWREAMENLQRFPLTHIHAFTYSKRDGTPSATMKDIVKGDVAKLRYNELVGIIDEKNYNFRKNNKESLNILIESYKDGVYVGLDQHFNHIEVKSSADLVGDWITIEKYEAKRDKNVAEFK, encoded by the coding sequence ATGCAATTTTCAACAACTAAACAAAAAGTTTTTTTTAAAACCTTTGGATGTAGAACAAATCTTTTTGATACTCAAGTTATGATGAGCAATCTAAAAGATTTTGAGGTTACCCAAAATGAAAAAGAGGCAGATATTGTAGTTATCAACTCTTGTACTGTTACAAATAGTGCAGATAGTACAGCAAGGGGTTATATAAACTCACTAAATAGATTTGAAAAACCTCCAAGGGTTATCTTTACAGGGTGTGGAGTTTGGACAAAAGGGGAGAACCTTTTTAAAGAGAATAAAATAGATTCACTATTTGGGCATAGCCAAAAAGAGCATATAAATGAGCTTCTTCAACAAAATGAGAGATTTTTTGATGCAGGTGATTTAACCCATATTGATGAAACTATAGTTGAAGAGTTTGTAGGTAAAAGTAGGGCATTTATTAAAATACAAGAGGGGTGTGATTTTAGATGTTCATACTGTATTATCCCTTATGTAAGAGGTGATGCAAGAAGTTATAAAGAGAGTAATATCTTAGAACAAATTGAAACTTTAGCTAGTAATGGTTTTGGAGAGTTTATTCTAACTGGAACAAATGTTGGAAGTTATGGTAAAAAACAACATACCTCTTTAGCAAAATTGCTTAAAAAAATATCTCAAATAAAAGGTGTTAGAAGAGTTAGATTAGGTTCCATTGAACCAATCCAAATTGATGATGAGTTTAAAGAGATAATAGATGAACCTTTTATGGCAAAACATCTTCACATTGCTTTACAACACACTTCTAAAAAGATGTTAGAGATTATGAATAGAAGAAACAAGGTTTTATCTGATTTAGAACTATTTGAGTTTTTAAAAGAGAAAGGTTATGCCCTTGGAACTGATTTTATAGTTGGACATCCAGGTGAAACAGATGAGCTTTGGAGAGAAGCAATGGAAAATCTACAAAGATTTCCTTTGACACATATTCATGCTTTTACCTATTCAAAAAGGGATGGAACACCAAGTGCAACCATGAAAGATATTGTAAAAGGTGATGTGGCAAAACTTAGATACAATGAACTCGTTGGAATAATAGATGAAAAAAATTATAACTTTAGAAAAAACAATAAAGAGAGTTTGAATATATTAATTGAGTCATATAAAGATGGTGTTTATGTTGGGCTTGATCAACACTTTAATCATATTGAAGTTAAAAGTAGTGCTGATTTAGTTGGGGATTGGATAACTATAGAGAAGTATGAAGCAAAGAGAGATAAAAATGTCGCAGAATTCAAATAA